The Kordia sp. SMS9 genome window below encodes:
- a CDS encoding nucleoside deaminase has product MQLENIFDDNYFMKKALQEAEFAFEKGEIPVGAVIVIDNRVIARGHNLTETLNDVTAHAEMMAITAAANFLGGKYLKRCTLYVTLEPCQMCAGALYWSQISNIVYGARDTERGCINLNTKLHPKTVMKGGVLAEEASQLLKQFFIQRRNLN; this is encoded by the coding sequence ATGCAACTCGAAAACATCTTTGACGACAACTACTTTATGAAAAAAGCACTGCAAGAAGCCGAATTTGCGTTTGAAAAAGGCGAAATTCCCGTAGGTGCTGTGATTGTCATTGACAATAGAGTGATTGCGCGCGGACATAACTTAACAGAAACCTTAAACGATGTCACAGCGCATGCTGAAATGATGGCAATTACCGCAGCCGCAAATTTTTTAGGCGGAAAATATTTAAAAAGATGTACGCTCTACGTTACGCTTGAACCTTGCCAAATGTGTGCTGGCGCGTTGTATTGGAGTCAAATATCAAATATTGTCTACGGCGCACGCGATACCGAACGTGGTTGCATCAATTTAAACACTAAACTACATCCAAAAACCGTGATGAAAGGCGGCGTATTAGCAGAAGAAGCTTCACAATTGCTGAAACAGTTTTTTATTCAAAGACGAAATTTAAACTAA
- the dxs gene encoding 1-deoxy-D-xylulose-5-phosphate synthase — translation MKNLLSHINSPTDLRKLSKKELPQVAQELREFIIDIVSVKEGHLGASLGVVDLTIALHYVFNTPKDLLVWDVGHQAYGHKILTERREVFHTNRQKKGISGFPKREESEYDTFGVGHSSTAISAALGMAIASKLQQNFTKQHIAVVGDASIASGMAFEAMNHAGVTDTNILIILNDNAIGIDPSVGALKMYLTNVKKGTQKQDNIFEALNFNYSGPIDGHDIIAVVAELERLKTVKGPKFLHVITTKGKGLQKAEEDQVKYHAPGKFDKFTGELKPKNTAHLPPKFQDVFGHTIVELAQKNEKIVGITPAMPTGSSLKFMMEAIPDRAFDVGIAEQHAVTLAAGMATQGLVPFCNVYSTFLQRAYDQVIHDVALQNLPVIFCLDRAGLVGQDGATHHGVFDLAYLRCIPNLIIFAPFDEVALRNIMYTAQLGLAHPIAIRYPRGRGSVIDWKKPFQNIEIGKGRCLISGSKVAVLSIGYIGNLAKAAINELDVTDEIGLYDMQFVKPLDEQLLHQVFATYETIVTLENGVITGGFGSAIVEFASKHTYSNTIQMLGVPDTFIEHGTVEELHEECGISKEAIKKMLIFLLDN, via the coding sequence ATGAAAAATTTACTTTCACATATCAATTCACCAACCGATTTACGGAAACTTTCCAAAAAAGAACTTCCTCAAGTTGCGCAAGAATTACGCGAATTTATTATTGACATTGTTTCTGTGAAAGAAGGACATTTAGGCGCAAGCTTGGGCGTGGTCGATTTGACAATTGCGCTACATTATGTGTTTAACACGCCAAAAGATTTGCTCGTTTGGGATGTGGGACATCAAGCATACGGACATAAGATTTTAACCGAAAGACGCGAAGTTTTCCACACAAACCGACAAAAAAAAGGCATTTCTGGTTTTCCTAAACGCGAGGAAAGTGAATACGATACGTTTGGCGTGGGACATTCGTCAACGGCGATTTCCGCAGCGTTGGGAATGGCGATTGCGTCCAAGTTACAACAGAATTTTACCAAACAACATATTGCCGTTGTTGGCGATGCTTCTATTGCAAGCGGAATGGCGTTTGAAGCCATGAACCATGCAGGCGTTACGGATACGAACATTTTGATTATTTTGAATGATAACGCTATCGGAATTGATCCAAGTGTAGGCGCATTAAAAATGTATTTGACCAATGTAAAGAAAGGCACACAGAAGCAAGATAATATTTTTGAAGCCCTAAATTTCAACTATTCGGGACCGATTGACGGACATGATATTATTGCGGTTGTAGCTGAATTGGAACGCTTAAAAACGGTCAAAGGGCCAAAGTTTTTGCATGTCATTACCACGAAAGGCAAAGGATTGCAAAAAGCTGAAGAAGATCAAGTGAAATATCATGCGCCCGGGAAGTTTGATAAATTTACTGGCGAACTGAAACCCAAAAATACCGCACATTTACCGCCAAAGTTTCAAGATGTATTTGGACATACGATTGTAGAATTAGCGCAAAAAAATGAAAAAATTGTGGGAATTACGCCTGCCATGCCCACAGGAAGTTCATTAAAATTTATGATGGAAGCTATTCCCGATAGAGCATTTGATGTTGGGATTGCCGAACAACACGCAGTGACGCTGGCGGCCGGAATGGCAACCCAAGGTTTAGTTCCGTTTTGTAATGTGTATTCTACATTTTTGCAACGCGCGTACGATCAGGTGATTCATGATGTAGCATTGCAGAATTTACCTGTCATTTTTTGTTTGGACAGAGCTGGTTTGGTAGGACAAGATGGCGCTACACATCACGGTGTGTTTGATTTGGCATATTTACGCTGCATTCCAAATTTGATCATTTTTGCACCTTTTGATGAGGTTGCACTTCGAAATATCATGTACACTGCACAACTTGGCTTAGCGCATCCAATTGCAATTCGGTATCCTAGAGGTCGCGGAAGTGTTATAGATTGGAAAAAACCATTTCAAAACATAGAAATCGGGAAAGGTCGTTGTTTGATTTCAGGTTCAAAAGTAGCGGTATTAAGTATTGGATATATTGGAAATCTAGCGAAAGCGGCGATCAACGAATTGGATGTTACGGATGAAATTGGTTTGTATGATATGCAGTTTGTAAAACCGTTGGATGAACAGTTATTGCATCAAGTGTTTGCAACGTATGAAACGATTGTGACGCTTGAAAATGGTGTTATTACTGGTGGTTTTGGAAGTGCCATTGTCGAATTTGCTTCAAAACATACATATTCTAATACAATACAAATGTTAGGCGTTCCCGATACATTTATAGAGCATGGAACGGTTGAAGAATTGCATGAGGAATGTGGTATTTCAAAAGAAGCGATAAAGAAAATGTTGATTTTTTTGTTAGACAATTAG
- a CDS encoding DUF1801 domain-containing protein, with the protein MAKKTLVNAETEKDVHAFVETVQNEKRKADAKILLEVFKEVTGKEAKMWGKNMIGYGKYSYQRKNGDEFEWFRTGFSPAKAHMSLYMTYDVNTETELLNNLGKHKTGKGCLYVKSLSDVDMNILKQLIEKSYQLKR; encoded by the coding sequence ATGGCGAAAAAAACCTTAGTAAATGCAGAAACTGAAAAAGATGTACATGCTTTTGTTGAAACCGTTCAAAACGAAAAACGAAAAGCAGATGCAAAAATATTGCTAGAAGTATTTAAAGAAGTCACGGGAAAAGAAGCGAAAATGTGGGGGAAAAACATGATTGGTTATGGAAAATATTCGTATCAACGAAAAAATGGTGATGAATTTGAATGGTTTCGCACAGGATTCTCTCCCGCAAAAGCACATATGTCGCTCTACATGACGTATGATGTAAACACAGAAACTGAATTATTAAACAACCTCGGAAAACACAAAACAGGAAAAGGGTGTTTGTATGTAAAAAGTCTTTCAGATGTAGACATGAATATTTTAAAACAGCTCATTGAAAAAAGCTATCAGTTGAAACGATAG
- a CDS encoding T9SS type A sorting domain-containing protein has translation MKRKLTIGAFASLLFVAVAGYVLMNVSSEEAQEKISSAELREKHANFLANSPYKETQKLSRKDRKAKGLPPNAYNEQLWELTMNPSLGRPTPELIPEIQRQLSQLQGRAPGDAVDNNWEERGPNNIGGRTRALLFDPNDINNANPADDYTRVFAGGVSGGLWVNDDITDANSPWQLVPGLADNISVTVLISDPNNSNIMYLASGESYTSGFAVGSGVYKSTDGGANWQQVIGGNFGTSTSSPGGVLLLDGIFYVNDLVARDNNGTTEIYAAMASARYREAGSPTNILGFDQHGLYKSDDGGANWSRFPIQYSNGAFRNPNDIEIDLNNDIWLATTGDYLGNPGGSIYQSTDGNTFNLVTTIPSAQRTEIEPSSITPGTFWVAADIGSGSQADLYQTTDNFVSLSALTEPNDADNGIPASDYTRQQAFYNLPIEVDNNDNLYVGGIDLFKYDSNLNNWDQISKWTTGNGQQNITASFVHADQHAIVFRPNDNTQAIIGNDGGVYYSADIVNSAGNANAIQSRNLNYNVTQFYYGDIADGDIADGDDFAGGTQDNGSLITLDANAGINSVAEFLGGDGAYTAIDFNDGYMIASFPFLSHVFIPYPSLNFSGAYFIASNGNNGAFINVAELDKNTNTLYADASGGSAVIGQYTNITSGSASIVTNNLTNSLLNSRPTAFAVSANGQTVYAGLRNGRLLKIEAALTNIRLWSNVQDPGFVGSISDIEFGETEDDLYVTFHNYGVTNVWYSPDAGATWQAKEGNLPDIPVKAILVNPLVANGAEVIIGTELGVWRSANFDTPTPTWTRSDNGMRAVPVLDLDLRTTDNTVLATTHGRGFFTGKFLPGVLSTEEFTAADNFSIYPTISNGNMTIKANQSGKATITAYTIAGQQAGVKQLDLARNAPANLNLSELSTGVYILKIQQNDAIKTQKIVIQ, from the coding sequence ATGAAAAGAAAATTAACAATAGGAGCATTTGCAAGTCTTCTATTTGTCGCTGTCGCAGGATATGTTCTGATGAATGTATCGTCTGAGGAAGCACAAGAAAAAATTTCAAGCGCTGAATTGCGTGAAAAACATGCTAATTTTTTAGCCAATAGTCCGTACAAAGAAACACAAAAGTTATCACGTAAAGATCGTAAAGCAAAAGGATTGCCACCAAATGCTTACAATGAACAATTATGGGAATTGACGATGAATCCAAGTCTTGGAAGACCAACTCCAGAATTGATTCCTGAAATTCAGCGACAACTATCGCAATTGCAAGGTCGTGCGCCTGGAGATGCCGTAGACAATAACTGGGAAGAACGTGGACCTAATAACATTGGTGGTCGTACAAGAGCTTTACTATTTGATCCGAATGACATCAACAATGCCAATCCTGCTGACGACTATACACGTGTATTTGCAGGTGGAGTTTCTGGTGGATTATGGGTAAATGATGATATTACAGATGCAAATTCACCTTGGCAATTAGTACCAGGATTAGCGGATAACATTTCCGTAACCGTACTTATTTCTGATCCAAATAATTCAAACATCATGTATCTAGCCTCAGGAGAATCCTATACATCAGGATTTGCTGTAGGATCTGGAGTCTATAAATCTACAGATGGTGGTGCAAACTGGCAGCAGGTAATTGGTGGAAACTTCGGAACTTCAACTTCTTCCCCAGGTGGCGTATTGCTTTTAGATGGAATTTTCTATGTAAATGACCTTGTTGCAAGAGATAACAACGGAACAACAGAAATATATGCTGCCATGGCGAGTGCTCGTTACCGAGAAGCAGGAAGCCCAACAAATATTTTAGGATTTGATCAACACGGATTGTACAAATCTGATGATGGTGGCGCAAACTGGTCACGCTTTCCAATTCAATATAGCAATGGTGCGTTTAGAAATCCAAACGATATTGAAATCGATTTAAACAACGATATATGGTTAGCGACTACGGGAGACTATTTAGGAAATCCTGGAGGATCTATTTACCAATCAACGGATGGAAATACTTTCAATTTAGTAACCACAATACCAAGTGCACAACGTACAGAAATAGAGCCTTCTTCTATAACTCCAGGCACTTTTTGGGTTGCTGCTGATATTGGAAGTGGATCGCAAGCAGATTTGTATCAAACAACGGATAATTTTGTGTCTCTTTCCGCTTTAACAGAACCTAATGATGCCGATAATGGAATTCCTGCATCTGATTACACAAGACAACAAGCATTTTATAATTTACCGATTGAAGTAGATAACAATGATAACTTATATGTTGGTGGTATTGATTTGTTTAAATATGATAGCAATCTAAACAATTGGGATCAAATTTCGAAATGGACAACAGGAAACGGACAGCAAAATATTACAGCTTCTTTTGTGCATGCGGATCAGCATGCGATTGTTTTTCGTCCGAATGACAATACACAGGCAATCATAGGAAATGACGGTGGTGTATATTACAGCGCGGATATCGTTAACTCAGCAGGGAATGCCAATGCTATTCAATCAAGAAACTTAAATTATAACGTAACGCAATTTTATTATGGCGACATTGCCGATGGCGATATCGCTGATGGTGATGATTTTGCCGGAGGAACACAAGACAACGGAAGTTTAATTACTTTGGATGCGAATGCTGGTATCAATAGTGTTGCCGAATTCTTAGGAGGAGATGGCGCATATACAGCGATTGATTTTAACGATGGGTATATGATTGCTTCCTTCCCGTTTTTAAGTCACGTATTCATTCCATATCCTTCCTTAAATTTTTCAGGGGCGTATTTTATAGCAAGTAATGGAAACAATGGTGCTTTTATCAACGTAGCAGAATTGGACAAAAACACCAATACACTGTATGCTGATGCCTCTGGAGGATCCGCTGTTATTGGGCAGTATACAAATATTACTAGCGGAAGTGCTAGCATTGTGACAAACAATTTAACCAATTCATTACTAAATAGTCGTCCTACTGCATTTGCAGTATCTGCCAATGGGCAAACAGTATATGCAGGACTTCGCAATGGGCGTTTATTAAAAATTGAAGCTGCTTTAACCAACATACGACTTTGGTCAAACGTACAAGATCCAGGTTTTGTAGGAAGTATTTCAGATATTGAATTCGGTGAAACGGAAGACGATTTGTATGTAACTTTCCATAACTATGGAGTAACGAATGTATGGTATTCGCCTGATGCTGGAGCAACTTGGCAAGCAAAAGAAGGAAATTTACCAGATATTCCTGTAAAAGCAATTCTAGTAAATCCTTTAGTAGCCAATGGTGCTGAAGTCATTATAGGAACAGAACTTGGTGTTTGGAGATCTGCTAATTTTGATACACCAACCCCAACATGGACACGTTCTGATAATGGAATGCGCGCCGTTCCTGTATTGGATTTAGATTTACGAACTACAGACAATACCGTATTGGCTACCACGCACGGTAGAGGTTTCTTTACCGGAAAGTTCCTTCCAGGCGTATTAAGCACAGAAGAATTTACAGCGGCTGATAACTTTTCCATCTATCCGACGATTTCTAATGGAAATATGACCATTAAAGCAAATCAAAGCGGGAAAGCTACCATTACAGCATATACAATTGCAGGACAACAAGCTGGTGTAAAACAACTTGATTTAGCAAGAAATGCACCTGCTAACTTGAACCTTTCTGAATTATCAACAGGAGTTTACATTTTGAAAATTCAACAAAACGATGCTATCAAAACACAAAAAATCGTGATTCAGTAA
- a CDS encoding deoxyguanosinetriphosphate triphosphohydrolase, with product MNWEQLLSLKRHGDTHKRLRKEQDETRLGFEVDYDRVIFSSAFRSLQDKTQVVPLSKTDFVHTRLTHSLEVSVVGRSLGRKVGTKLLEKYPHLKEVHGFQFNDFGAIVAAAALAHDIGNPPFGHSGEKAIGEYFKIGNGSKFQSKLTPKEFQDVCDFEGNANGFKILTENRKGVDGSLRLSYATLGAFMKYPKQSLPKKPTTHIADKKYGIFQSQKEAFTDVAEELGLTKYGNGDDIRYARHPLTFLVEAADDICYTIIDFEDGINLGLIQEEKALEYLINLVRDTIHKEKYSQLQHREDRLSYLRALSINTLIEDAVRIFLENEEAICAGNFSVGIMDKSKYKAQIDDIIKISIDKIYRSDEVIEKEITGYHVLQQLLNTFITAVENYHTGTLSNYDKLILKVLPESVDYTTDYLYHRLMNITNYISKLSDSKAVILFNKLTAKTV from the coding sequence ATGAATTGGGAACAATTACTCTCTTTAAAACGTCACGGAGATACCCATAAACGACTGCGTAAAGAGCAAGACGAAACCCGATTGGGATTCGAAGTGGATTACGATCGCGTCATTTTTTCCTCCGCTTTTCGCAGCTTGCAAGATAAAACTCAGGTAGTTCCATTATCTAAAACTGACTTTGTACACACACGACTTACACATAGCTTGGAAGTTTCGGTGGTAGGAAGAAGTTTGGGAAGAAAAGTAGGCACAAAACTCCTAGAAAAATATCCACATTTAAAAGAAGTTCACGGATTTCAGTTCAACGATTTTGGCGCTATTGTCGCTGCGGCTGCTTTGGCACATGATATTGGAAATCCACCGTTTGGACATTCTGGCGAAAAAGCCATTGGTGAATATTTTAAAATCGGGAATGGATCAAAATTTCAATCAAAGTTAACTCCAAAAGAGTTTCAAGATGTATGTGATTTTGAAGGAAATGCCAACGGATTTAAAATTTTGACCGAAAATCGCAAAGGTGTAGACGGAAGTTTGCGTTTGAGTTATGCAACCTTAGGTGCTTTTATGAAATATCCAAAACAATCGCTTCCTAAAAAACCAACTACACATATTGCAGATAAGAAATACGGAATTTTTCAATCGCAAAAAGAAGCGTTTACTGATGTTGCTGAGGAACTTGGCTTAACGAAATATGGAAATGGAGATGACATTCGGTATGCAAGACATCCACTGACATTTTTGGTAGAAGCCGCCGATGATATTTGCTATACCATTATTGATTTTGAAGATGGCATCAATCTCGGATTGATTCAAGAAGAAAAAGCATTGGAGTATTTAATCAATTTGGTGCGAGATACCATTCACAAAGAAAAATATAGCCAATTGCAACACCGTGAAGACCGTTTAAGTTATTTACGAGCATTATCTATCAACACTTTAATTGAAGATGCAGTGCGTATCTTCTTGGAAAACGAAGAAGCCATCTGTGCAGGCAATTTTTCTGTAGGTATTATGGACAAGAGCAAATACAAGGCGCAAATTGATGATATTATCAAAATAAGCATTGATAAAATCTACAGAAGTGACGAAGTTATCGAAAAAGAAATTACAGGATATCACGTATTGCAACAGTTGCTCAACACCTTTATTACAGCCGTAGAAAACTATCATACAGGAACACTTTCAAATTATGACAAACTCATTTTGAAAGTTTTACCCGAAAGTGTAGACTATACAACAGACTATTTATACCACAGGCTGATGAATATTACCAATTACATCTCTAAATTATCAGATAGTAAAGCGGTAATTCTGTTTAACAAACTCACAGCCAAAACCGTATAA
- a CDS encoding inorganic phosphate transporter codes for MDNIYLLMIIALTVLAIADLVVGVSNDAVNFLNSAIGSKAISFKTIMIVASIGVAIGAIFSSGLMEVARKGIFTPENFVFHEIMIIFMAVMITDILLLDFFNTLGMPTSTTVSIVFELLGAAVAMALIKISKQGADYDTLLQYINTSQATKIIVGILLSVVIAFTVGALVQWISRLLLSYNFNEKARWIGALFGGFALTAITYFIFVKGIKGTTYASSIIETLYTGPRDGLLAWANEYFTTTYESIAELVKAKEKTLTVDDKTGVATITLKNFLEVYVWQIVSISLVVWSVISYVIMSFLKTNIYKLIIIVGTFALALAFAGNDLVNFIGVPIAGWQSYDRFMIDAGANAADIELAARSFSMDFLEDKVPTPTIFLVIAGLIMVVTLWFSSKAKAVVKTSIDLSSQEQTKERFRPNYLSRALVRTSISMSQGIAQITPNSWEKKIDKQFTIPPVKSYQNKKDIPAFDMVRAAVNLMVASVLISIATSMKLPLSTTYVTFMVAMGTSLADRAWGAESAVYRVAGVLNVIGGWFFTAIVAFVAAGLIAFLLNINLEIMLLLLLSLAAFLLIRNYIIHNKKAKEAKVEDSLKKAESSSVQGVIHESADNIGSVLTRGNRIYTSAINGLAKQDLNMLKKNRKNISKLSDEIDELRDNIFFFIKNLDEASSVGASNFYINILDYLQNITQSLEYISKASLKHVNNNHKKLKFNQIKELKQVDEAMEALFNQTKEAFASRSFEDIEGVLVSRNSIFELVQQKIQTQVERTRTEESSPKNTTLYFSILLETKDLLNATMDLLEVYYKEHDSSVEPATIKEKSDQEE; via the coding sequence ATGGACAATATTTACTTACTGATGATCATTGCATTGACGGTATTGGCAATTGCCGATTTAGTCGTAGGAGTTAGTAATGATGCAGTAAACTTCTTAAACTCAGCTATTGGCTCTAAAGCCATTTCTTTTAAAACCATCATGATCGTTGCGAGTATTGGTGTTGCTATTGGTGCTATTTTTTCAAGTGGATTGATGGAAGTCGCCCGAAAAGGGATTTTTACACCCGAAAATTTCGTTTTTCATGAAATCATGATCATTTTCATGGCGGTGATGATTACGGATATTTTACTGCTCGACTTTTTTAATACGCTCGGAATGCCAACGTCTACCACGGTTTCCATTGTGTTTGAATTGTTGGGTGCCGCAGTTGCCATGGCACTAATTAAAATTAGTAAACAAGGAGCCGATTACGATACCTTACTTCAATACATAAACACCTCACAAGCCACTAAAATTATTGTAGGAATTCTGCTCTCGGTAGTCATTGCCTTTACCGTTGGTGCACTTGTACAGTGGATTTCACGCTTGTTGTTATCCTATAATTTTAATGAAAAAGCACGTTGGATTGGCGCTTTGTTTGGTGGATTTGCCTTAACAGCGATTACCTATTTTATTTTTGTAAAAGGAATCAAAGGAACTACGTATGCGAGTTCTATTATAGAAACTTTATACACAGGGCCACGTGATGGTTTGCTCGCTTGGGCTAATGAATATTTCACAACTACCTATGAAAGTATCGCAGAACTTGTAAAAGCCAAAGAAAAAACACTCACAGTTGACGATAAAACAGGTGTAGCTACCATTACATTAAAGAATTTCTTAGAAGTGTATGTATGGCAAATTGTATCGATCAGTTTGGTGGTTTGGTCTGTGATTTCGTATGTAATAATGTCGTTTCTTAAAACGAATATCTACAAACTAATTATCATTGTAGGAACGTTTGCGTTGGCACTCGCTTTCGCTGGAAACGACTTGGTAAACTTTATTGGTGTACCAATTGCAGGTTGGCAATCATACGATAGGTTTATGATAGATGCTGGAGCAAATGCTGCCGATATAGAGTTGGCTGCTAGAAGTTTTTCCATGGATTTCTTAGAAGATAAAGTACCGACACCAACCATCTTTTTGGTCATTGCAGGATTGATCATGGTGGTGACACTATGGTTTTCAAGCAAAGCAAAAGCCGTTGTCAAAACATCGATCGATTTATCTAGTCAAGAACAAACCAAAGAGCGTTTTAGACCGAACTACTTATCAAGAGCACTGGTGCGAACTTCTATTAGTATGTCACAAGGGATTGCGCAAATTACACCAAATTCTTGGGAAAAGAAGATTGACAAACAGTTTACCATTCCGCCAGTAAAAAGTTATCAAAACAAAAAAGACATTCCTGCATTTGATATGGTACGTGCGGCTGTAAATTTAATGGTAGCCAGCGTATTAATTTCGATTGCGACTTCGATGAAATTACCATTATCTACAACGTATGTAACATTTATGGTTGCGATGGGAACCTCTTTGGCAGACAGAGCTTGGGGCGCAGAAAGTGCAGTGTATAGAGTTGCTGGCGTATTGAATGTGATTGGAGGATGGTTTTTTACAGCAATTGTAGCTTTTGTTGCTGCAGGATTAATTGCCTTTTTGCTAAATATCAATCTTGAAATTATGTTGCTCTTATTGTTGAGTTTGGCAGCATTCCTATTGATTCGAAATTATATCATTCACAATAAAAAGGCGAAAGAAGCGAAAGTTGAAGACAGCTTAAAGAAAGCGGAAAGTAGTTCAGTGCAAGGTGTTATCCACGAAAGTGCTGACAATATTGGAAGTGTATTGACAAGAGGAAATAGAATTTATACAAGCGCTATCAACGGTTTGGCTAAGCAAGATTTGAATATGCTGAAGAAAAATCGTAAAAATATTTCCAAGCTATCCGATGAAATTGACGAATTGCGTGATAATATTTTCTTCTTCATCAAAAACTTAGATGAAGCAAGTAGCGTGGGTGCGAGTAATTTTTACATCAATATTTTAGACTATTTGCAAAACATTACACAATCGCTAGAGTACATTTCGAAAGCGAGTTTAAAACATGTAAACAACAATCACAAGAAGCTTAAATTCAATCAGATAAAAGAACTGAAACAGGTTGATGAAGCAATGGAAGCTTTGTTCAATCAGACAAAAGAAGCGTTCGCTTCCCGTTCGTTTGAAGATATTGAAGGTGTACTTGTCAGTAGAAATTCCATTTTTGAATTGGTGCAACAAAAAATTCAAACGCAGGTAGAACGTACGCGTACCGAAGAATCGAGTCCGAAAAATACAACACTATATTTTAGCATATTGCTAGAAACGAAAGATTTATTGAACGCTACGATGGATCTTTTAGAAGTATATTACAAAGAGCACGATAGTTCGGTAGAACCAGCAACGATCAAAGAAAAATCGGATCAAGAAGAATAA
- a CDS encoding DUF6503 family protein, with amino-acid sequence MIKTIFTFIILTTTTFAVGQELSGEELLAKAIQYHDPNGNWDSFNGTLQITMETPKNPARVSTIKINLPKEYFYVKATRAAETTEYTVEKNDCKIAFNGNTEVSEEVKKENNLNCERAHLYKNYYTYLYGLPMKLKDEGTIIASKVMKKTFKGKEYLVLKATYKESVGKDTWYFYFDPKTYAMEIYQFFKNESKNDGEYILLSEEKVVNGIKMPKIRAWYYNANDGYLGTDILD; translated from the coding sequence ATGATTAAAACCATTTTCACTTTTATCATTCTAACCACCACGACATTTGCTGTTGGACAAGAATTGTCGGGGGAAGAATTGTTAGCAAAAGCCATTCAATACCACGATCCAAATGGCAATTGGGATTCTTTCAATGGAACATTACAAATTACGATGGAAACTCCTAAAAATCCTGCACGTGTAAGTACCATCAAGATCAACTTACCCAAAGAATATTTTTACGTAAAAGCCACACGTGCTGCGGAAACTACAGAATATACAGTTGAGAAAAACGATTGTAAAATTGCCTTCAACGGCAACACGGAAGTTTCTGAAGAAGTCAAAAAAGAAAACAATCTCAATTGCGAACGCGCCCATTTGTACAAGAATTATTACACGTATTTATATGGGTTGCCCATGAAATTAAAAGACGAAGGAACCATCATTGCTTCAAAAGTGATGAAAAAAACCTTTAAAGGGAAAGAATATTTAGTGCTAAAAGCAACCTACAAAGAAAGTGTTGGAAAAGATACATGGTACTTTTACTTTGATCCAAAAACGTATGCTATGGAAATCTATCAATTTTTTAAGAATGAATCTAAAAATGATGGAGAGTACATTTTACTTTCAGAAGAAAAAGTGGTCAACGGAATCAAAATGCCAAAAATTCGCGCTTGGTATTACAATGCAAATGATGGTTATTTAGGTACTGATATTTTAGATTGA